The following proteins are encoded in a genomic region of Cryptomeria japonica chromosome 11, Sugi_1.0, whole genome shotgun sequence:
- the LOC131859905 gene encoding transcription factor bHLH118-like: protein MTFLPNNEFDLSDFNSISFQPEKAYKNALDFYIQEFSQDGFGNPSSSSVGKKAGAQPSKQIIHKMIERKRRKDMNFLYSELRSLLPDERIRGNCSVSDQLDESVNYIRHLEQQIKDLKKERDKKNTRAGCFKGVEISKPLEFHDEGFPSIKIKSCGSAAFQVYINSIHNQIALSDVLLVLEECRVEVVSAALSVANEKVFHTIHAKVTDDSIANIDLLYVKLQHLIR from the exons ATGACTTTCCTCCCAAATAACGAATTTGACCTGTCGGATTTCAATTCCATCTCATTTCAACCAGAGAAAGCTTACAAAAATGCTCTGGACTTCTATATTCAGGAGTTTTCACAAGATGGTTTTGGTAACCCCAGTTCAAGTAGCGTTGGGAAGAAGGCAGGCGCTCAACCCAGCAAGCAGATTATTCACAAAATGATTGAAAGGAAGCGGCGGAAGGACATGAATTTTCTCTACTCAGAGCTGAGGTCACTACTTCCGGATGAAAGAATTCGG GGAAACTGTTCAGTATCAGACCAACTGGACGAATCTGTTAATTACATCCGTCATCTAGAGCAACAGATCAAAGATCtaaagaaggaaagagacaagaagAACACTCGTGCAGGTTGCTTTAAGGGCGTTGAAATATCCAAGCCGCTGGAATTTCATGATGAGGGTTTCCCATCAATTAAAATAAAGTCATGCGGTTCAGCTGCATTTCAGGTATATATAAACTCGATCCACAATCAGATTGCCTTGTCCGATGTTCTTCTGGTGTTGGAAGAATGTAGAGTTGAAGTTGTGAGTGCTGCTTTGTCAGTGGCTAATGAAAAAGTCTTCCATACCATACATGCCAAG GTAACAGACGATAGCATTGCTAATATCGACCTACTGTATGTTAAACTTCAGCATTTGATCAGGTAA